One Bacteroidota bacterium genomic window, GGGTTGGACGCCGGCCTTTTTTGCGGAGGTGAAAAACTCAGGGACGCCAAAAAGATTCCCGTGATCCGTTATTGCAAGTGCTGCCTGCCCCATTTCTGAAGCTTTGGCAACAAGTTTTTTGATGCGTGCAGCTCCGTCGAGCAGTGAGTATTGGGTATGGCAGTGAAGGTGGCTAAAATCACACATGGCCTAACAACTTCGCGGGTTTCAAAATGTGGTTTTGCACAACCGGCGCAAGGCACCGGGGTACGGGAAATGGCGCTATCAGCGATCCGACAGAAAAAGAAAGGAAAGTATCCGCCCAACTTTGGGTATGTCGGATACAATCAAAGTGCCAACCTGGTAAATTGTTGCGTGGGAAAAAAGGATTACACAGCAATCACACATATGCGGGCAAATCAAGGAAAGGAAAAATCAGATTCGGGTCAATGGATGTGGATAATTGGTGGACTGAAAGTGGGGGTTCACCCTGATGTTTTGCAAAAAAGTGACATAAAGCGGCGTTTAAAACGGAAATTTTAGATGTTTACCGGAACTGTCTGAAGTCACCAACGTGTCAGTGAAGCTCAATTTGGGCTAGTACTGAGGCATTTGGGCTTTTCTTTTCTGCGATCAAACCCTGTTTTGATTGCGCTCGTGGAGCAAGAAAGCCCCACCTCACTTCTGATTTTCGATTCATCTCAGGGAGTTTAGGAAATGAGCAAATTCAACGACCTTAAAGGTTTTGTAGAAGAACTGGAAAAAGACTTCTCTCAGTTCTATGAGAAAGGCAATAAAGCTGCTGGCACGCGAATCCGTAAAGCCATGCAGGAACTGAAAAAGCACGCACAGGACATTCGCGTAGAAGTGCAGGAAATGAAAAAAGGGTAACTTCTACGTATACCTATTCGATAGAAAGGGCTGTACCATTCGGTATGGCCCTTTTTATTTTTTATACCCTTGTTAAATGTGTCACCATTTTCGGGTAGAGCAGTAGTGAGAAACAGGCCCTTCTTTCAACAACCTGATATTTGGGTGCCGGCAATCATTTATGTCGTCATCGGCGTGCTCCTGTGGCTATTGCCGCTGCTTCAGATCTTGCATGCAGAGTCATCTGCCGTTATTGCTTTTAGCAGTTTCTTCGTTGCCGGCCTTGCTGCGCTCTTTCGTTTTAATCGATATGGGTTAACCCAGCAGCGCTTTGCACAGTCTGGTTCGCGCCGGCAGCGGGGGGGCGGCCCTAGGCAAGGGCTGTTTACGAGGGGGAAAGCCGGTCCGTTTTCGCAGACCCTGTTCATACAACTGGCATTGCTGCTCATCCCGTGGTTAATGCTTACCACATCGCTTTTGTGGCAGGAAAACTGCAGTTATGGGCAAGGCCTGCTTTTCTATTTACTGTTTACCTTGCCAGCGGTGTGCCTGGCTGTTTCAGCCGCTTACCTGGTTA contains:
- a CDS encoding histone H1 — encoded protein: MSKFNDLKGFVEELEKDFSQFYEKGNKAAGTRIRKAMQELKKHAQDIRVEVQEMKKG